Within the Brassica napus cultivar Da-Ae unplaced genomic scaffold, Da-Ae ScsIHWf_1824;HRSCAF=2460, whole genome shotgun sequence genome, the region CTCACACACACCTAcaatacaaaaacataaatcagTCATTAAAATTAACAACTCAACCATAAAATAATCCAATAACTCATACATTACATTACAGGATTCATATGTCTGATTTAAACCTTACCGTTCCATGATCATTCATCTCCCTAGCTATTGTAGTAGCAAGACTTGCACGAGTACGACTTCCACCCCATCGCAAAAGCGGAATTTCGTCTGGATTCACTTTTCTGCCATAAATCTCTCCGAACACTGTGACAGATTCATATGCCCAAACCAATAACACGTCCTTGAAGCCGCTAAGGGTGTACGACCCTCCTTGTGGATGCAACAACTTGATAGAATCAACAAGAAATTCATAGGCAGTCCGACCCCAAGGATAAGTCATCAGGGCGTCATCATCGAATACTCTTTTTGCACTTTCAAAGGGTATTCTACAATTATGATGCAAGCCATAAAGTCCAATGGCTTGAAGAAACAACAGCCCATACCATTTCCGCTGATCAGCACTCCAGAATGGACACTCCGTTAAAGCTTCTATAAGTTCATCAAACTTGGGTCCGTACCCAAGCGGCACTTTCAACAACTCCCACAACGCTTTGTAATTCTCTGGATCAGGTTCAAAACTTTCTTCTGGCAGTGGATTTGTGTTTAAACCTGTGATCTCACCAAATTCTATTAAGCTAAACCTGAGAGGTTGATCAACAACGAGAGACCAAATCTCCTTTTTATAGACTCGCAGCTGTCTACAAAGTAGATAATGTACGGTCTTACCAGACCACACCAATTTGCTCTCAGCCAGTTTAGCAATCAATCCAACAGGATACGTCTTCTGATTATCCCACACATCTATTCCAATTGCTTGTCTAAGTCGAGGGATCTCAGAAAATGGTTATTCGTATTaatgcttttgttttcaaaaatagaAGCCCCTTCAGGGTAAAGTCTTGGAGGGTAATCCCTTGCTAGATCTTCGGAAACATCCATCTGATAAAAAAAGACATATATAACATATCAATGATAAATCAGAAGAAATGCATAAAATAAACAAGCCACaaaacataactcagccatcaTTACATAAATAAATCAGTCACAAAGAATATTAAATCAGTCACAATTACCTTCTATAAATCAGTCGTTAAGGATCCTAAATCAGCCGTAACGAATACTAACTCAAACTCAgacaaaacatatatctaaCTCACAGCATTAATTATACTCACTCAAATACTCGAAAGCTCAGAGCAAAGCCTCGAAATATACCAGAGAATATGATTACGGAGATTTGAGGAGACAACcaatctgaagaagaagcttacGGACACACGATTTCAGAGAAAACGCTTACGGAGACTAGAGAAGAAGATTACGGAGATTATTTCAGAGAAGCCGCTTTGCCGAGAAGAGTTGTAGTGAACAAGATTTCGAAAACAGTTAGGGTTTAGTGGGAGAACAGTCTCGGAGAAGTTAATGATCGTCGTTTGATTTTCTTTCGTGTTAGGTGACGTGGTATCATTACTTCTGATGtggattttcaaattaaaattaatcacaactaaaaaaaaaataaagggcTTAAACAGTAATTTACTAGAGTTCTAAAAACACTATAGTCATTTTCAAAAGATTTGTATTAGTCTAGTCATTACCTCACTTTTTTGTATTAGTCTAGTcattttctcttaattttttttcttaatactactatccttgtttctaaatatttttttttttaaaaaaaagactataatccatgtttccaaacactccaaatctTTTTAATAGTCATATTCAAGTCTGCAAACACtctaattttgtacttgagttttaataatatagattaattaTTTCAACATAATTTAGTTAAGATTCAGTGTCTTAAAATATGAGTcatattatttttctaatacTAGTCTCTCAACTGGTAGATATTTCTTGTCGAACCCGTGGTTTGAGACAGGATTTGTTGTAAAGACTGAATAGTCGTGGCCATTTACCATCTGTCGTCGCTGTTTCTGGCGTTCACGGGCTTTGTTGTTTTGGAATTTGGAGCCAATAGAAAACGTTCTTGGCTTCGATCTTACCATACCGTCTCAGCTGCGCGGTAATCTGTTTCATATGGTCGGCCGAAGGAGTTCTAGTTCCTTGTTGGTAAATCTCTTCGAGAGCCTTTAAATGATCCGGTGTTGGGTTCCACCGTGAGCTCACCATTACTGGTGGATGTTGAGTCTCTGAGTTTAGCATCATCAGCTCCCTCTTGTTCTGCTCTGCtgacattgtttttttttttttgtaagaaggCTTCTGCTGTCATTGTTGTCATCACTGTTTTACAAATCATAACAAGCAAGAAAAATGAGCATTGCCCTCTCTCTAGATAcagaacatttataaaaaaaattaacaagaaAGCCAAGAAAATGAGCATTAATGGAAACTAGAAAATATATCTTTTGTAAGGGgggagagagagcgagagagtaAGAGAGACCCATGTTAAAGCGGTGGTCGAAATTGGTATTTGCGGCGGAAGTGGGGCAAGAGTATATGCGTGTGCTGAGAGGACGAAGCTTTCTTCCTCCGTTGAAGGAATCTGCACCTCCTTCGTTCTAACCCATCATCCACATTTCgaactattttaataaaatattgtgtGTATATTGGAGTGGAGAGTGAGTGAGAGATATCAACTAGATTTTCCCTCTGTTTCTGAATAAGTGTCAATTTGACATTTTTCATACAGATTAATAAAgtggttaaaatatatataagttgttattaattatactactctgaccaatagtatttgagatataaaattatttataaaatcaatgcagttTGCTATTAATTTTCAGCTCAAAGTAATTTGCATTTGAATTGTAAAGAGACTTTTTGTGTAGCAAGAAAAAATGTAGAATGACACTTATTATAAAACATAGTGAGtatattgtgggaaccgaaattcgcactgtcgatttcagtttaaataaggaaactaggaaaaccctaatttcctagaggacccggatatctgtgggaaccaaaattcgcagtatcgatttccgtttaaataaggaaactaagaaaaccctaatttcccagaggacccggatatctgctaataccacacgtcaagcaatcagaacacgggaataacaacgataaaaataaggaATTGAAAAGAGAGCAAcaaagatcttattccgaatttgcgtatgagcgtttacaacaaggtataagacTGGGCTCGAGAGGTGTCTGCGAGATTCCtggttctagcaaccctaagacggctaaacctaattgagtcgcagctcgaaataacaaaaacggaaaaatgcctaaattgttctaagtgctaagtttgctctgaaaaaatccTCCtttcatgctcctcgcctaggactccttatatactagctccagggtcggtttacgcttttactcttcagCCCTTAAGCCGtgatagcataaaaatggagatattccatttttcccgatcttcacaattatcttcaaaacttccgtatttatccgcggaaacttgacatttatcattccttgtggaccaaccgtaaaccgtgctgtggtttacgggcttttggttaagaaatcgtagtatgggcctcgagtcgtgtcttaggtccttATGGGCCGTCttcgactcgacacgtttattacgatttctttcgataaagaacgaacttttcGTGGTTtttaatccgcaaagtttgatcgatgatttagaatagcggaaaacatagactgagctcgctTTGGTCTTcaggagatagcatttgaaggtttgacgagaatgcatggactgctgtcgtatcgatgttcggaagagcccGATCGCAACGCAACGACCAAattttggctcgagcccggtcgctacgtagcgaccaagcgggacgaatgcttggccgctacgtagcgaccgagcttacaagctcggtcgctacgtagcgaccgagttggacgagtgctcggtcgctacgtagcgaccgagctttggctcgagctcggttgctacatagcgaccgagcgagacgagcgcttggtcgctacgtagcgaccgagctttggctcgagctcggtcgctaagtagtgaccgagcgggaagaagcgctcggtcgctacggtagctacgaccgagcgggactatcgttcggtcgctacatagcgaccgagctttggctcgagctcggtcgctacttagcgaccgagcgggacgagcgcttggtcactagtagcgaccgagcttggcttgagctcggtcgctacgtagcgacgagcgggtgggatgctcggtcgctacgtagcgaccgagatcggCTCGGACTTggtgctacgtagcgaccggacagcgtgtatgtgcggtagttacgcaatgaccgagcttggttcgtttgctttaaatcttcaaggatacttcttcgtaaaaacttcgtattggttatttttaaaaaattatatctttcttttactatctctttcggaaatgtGATTTCCGAGGGTTTTCGGGTGataattccgtcgtgaccgtgACCCCAACATATATATTAGGgtcttgtttattttattaaaatttaggaGATGTGAGTTATGGAAAACATGTAAGAAAATAGAATTAAGCAACAAGAAAACGTCAACTACACGAGTTCGCCCTAGCTCGTTCTCTCCCAGGCACGGAGTCTGAGGCAGCCGCTCAACAAGCTTCCTTCACCAGCATAGCTCCTCCTAATCTCGAGCATCTCTTCCGCTGCCGTCGACGTCGCACACCATCTCAAaggtttcttcttcatctcctccaaTGGATCTCCCTGTAGCTGGttcatctccttctccttgCTTGCCCCCTGAACCACCAGATGCAAAGCTTTACGTTAAGGTTCCGGTGGATCCGCCAGACCCATAAGTCCCCCCGACCCTCCACCGAATCTCTGGGCCAATGCTTTTCACCGCCAGATCTCGTCACCTTGCTCCGCCTCTTTCCATCACAGTGAACAGAAAGGTCTCCTACACCTTGAGAACAACTCAGCTACATGGAATTTCAACTCTAAATCAAGAAATTAAGGGCTCTCTCGCTGAACCTAGAAGCCTATGTTTAAGTCCAGACAACCTACACATCAGCTCCAGCTTGATGGGATCCGATGACCAGCGATTCAGACCCAGTTCTGGCAAAGTGTATTGGGTCAAGCATGGTAATGTGGATGTTCAAAGCTTTGACTTAACTGAAACACCCGCCCCTTCCCCATTTCCGACCGTGGTTCCTGGGCGCGGGGTTGAGGACACACATGTCTACTTTCCCGACATCTCCGtgtgtcccgttactggtcccatgtgtttcaggtgcatttctgaaggaccctaagatcggaTTGCCCTCGACTGGATTcgtttggatatgaactccggaaAGGAGAACTGATGGAACGTTGGGTCGCACAAGGGTTGCGGATGTTCCCTTGATATTCTCGACTTcaatggtgcttgatatgactcacaagtccgcCAAGGATGATCTCGAActggttgcttgatatgactcacaagaccaactagttgagaagtgaattgctcggatatgactcaccaagacaATCGAAAACAAGTTCTAAAGAGAACAGAGAGTTTAAACTCAGAAACTTAATCCAAAAATGAtctgattttattaatgaaatgaAACACTTATTTATAGTACAAGTAGGAGACAAAGGGGCTACTTGACTAGAAGTTTGaaagacaaataaaattaaaaacatttgactagaattttgaaagacaaagaagaaagacTCTTCAATTTGCGGACTGGTCAAAGTGACCCATCGGCTGGTTGAACCGCGGCCAAGAGCAGGACGGTCGCGGGCCGGTCCGTCTGTTCCGTCTTGTCCGTCTCCTGAACCATCTTCGACCATAATCGTCCTAAGTCTTCTGAAAGATGAAGAATATGTGCCTTAGAGAGATTCGGATGATCAAAGTGCATGAACTGATCAAATGGATCGATCAGTTCGTCAATACGGTCGGTACGTTCCAAACGTGCGAGAAGAGAGAAGTCGCGTCCAGTTCCTGTTCGGCTCGGCCTAAGTTGCTTCTGGCTTGACCGTCAGTCTGAGATTGGCGAGTTGTCCGAGAGAGAGACGATCCAGTACGGTCAGTTCGGCTGATAGGTCGAGGATCCAGTCTAAGCTCCTTCCCGTCCATCCGTGGATCGATCCGGTACACAGCTCGGCCTTGGTTGGGGCGATGAACCTCGGTTGGAATGTCCTGATCTTCCTGATGGTTGAGTTCCTCGGACTgaggcacatcattccctccctcttcaaaaggatttgtccacaaATCTGGATTATCTGCAAGAAAAGGAGATAGAtcagaaacattaaaacttGAAGAGATTTCATACTTACCTTCCAAATCAAGCTGGTAAGCATTATCATTGATCCTTCTAAGAATCCGGAATGGACCGTCGACTCGAGGCATAAGTTTGGACTTCCTTTCTTCCGGAATCGTTCCTTCCTCAAATGAACCCAAACCAAGTCACCTTCTTGGAAAACCAACTCCTTTCGCTTCTTGTTGGCATATCTTTTGTAACCCTCGGTTTTGGTTTCATTGTTGACTCGAACTTACTCATGAAGCTTTTTGATGGTGTCCGCCCTTCTTTTACCAtctgtactaactctttcactcaaaggTAAAGGTAAAAGATGAAGTGGAGATAAGGgattaaaaccataaacaaaTTCAAAAGGAGAGAACTTTGTAGCTGAATGCATAGCAtgattataagcaaactcaacatgcGGCAAGCAATCTTCCCAAGACTTAAGATTTTTCTTGACCAAAGATCTAAGCAAAGCAGACAAAGTTCGATTAACAacttcagtttgaccatcagtttgcggatgacaagttgtGGAAAACATCAATCTCGTTCCTAACTTAGACCACaaagtttttcaaaaataactaagaaacttagcatcacgatcagaaacaatggtcttaggcattccatgcaatctCACAATTTCTCTAAAGAACAGATCAGCAACTTGTacagcatcatcagttttatggcaAGGAATAAAgtgagccattttcgaaaatctatcgacaaccacaaagatagagtCTCGGCCATTcttagttctaggcaatccaagaacaaaatccatagaaatatcaatccaaggatgagaaggaatgGGTAAGGCCGAATACAAACCGTGATTGGATGCCTTGGCTTTGGACTTCTTGCATACCACACATCGGCCACAAATTCTCTCTACGTCCTTCATCAAGCTAGGCCAGTAGAAATGATCATACACGGCCTTGTATGTCTTCTTGAttccaaagtgtcccataagacctcctccatgagattccctgagaaacaactccctcaaagaacattggggcacacacaaacggttatcatagaaaagaaaacccgAGTTTCGATAGTACTTGCCATAAGCCACTCTGGAACACTTGttgaaaatttctttaaaatccGGATCAGAAGCATACAAGtctttgataaattcaaaaccaaGAAGTTTTGTTTCGAGGGCTGAAAGAAGAGTATACCTTCGGGACAAAGCATCAGCCACAACgttttccttaccttgcttgtatttgatgacataaggaaatgtctcaatgaactcaacccagcGGGCATGCctcttgttcagcttctgtTGGCCCTTAAGGTGTTTCAGGGACTGATGATCCGTGTGGATAacaaactccttaggccaaagatagtgTTGCCATGTTTGAAGAGCTCTTACCAAAGCATACAACTCTTGATCATAAGTTGGGTAGTTGAGTGtggcgcctccaagcttctcactgaagtaagtaATAGGCTTTCTATCCTGCATCAAAACTGCACCAATACCAACACCcgaagcatcacattcgatcTCAAACGTTTTAGAAAAGTCAGGAAGAACAAGTAAAGGAGCATTAGTCAACTTCCTTTTAAGGATTTGGAAGGCTTCTTCTTGAGCTTGTTCCCATTTGAACCCAACATTCTTTTTAATGACTTCGGTCAATGGGGCCGCTATGGTACTGAAATCTTGGACAAACCGTCGATAGAACCCGGCAAGGCCGTGGAAGCTCCTTACTTCACTCACGTTCGTTGGACTTGGCCAGTCTCGGATGGCTTTGATTTTCTCCTCGTCCACTCTAAGTCCTTcagcacctacaacaaaacctaagaagaccacatgatctgtgccaaaagaacactttccaaggttagcaaacaaaTGTTCTTTTCTAAGAACTTCAAGGACAGATTTCAAATGTTTCTTATGTTCATCCATGTTCTTGCTGTAGATaagaatatcatcaaagtaaactacCACAAAATGACCAATGAATGCCCTCAAGATATGGTTCATCAATCGCATGAAAGtgctaggtgcattagtaagaccaaatggcatgactaaccattcatacaatcctagcttggttttaaatgcagttttccattcatcaccttctttcattcggatttggtgatagccacttttcaaatctatcttagaaaagacacatgaacCGTAAAGTTCATCAAGCATGTCGTCTAGTCTAGGAATGGGATGCCTATACTTTACCGTAATGTTGTTGATGAcacggcagtccacacacatgcgccatgATCCATCCTTTTTGGGAACAAGTAGAACTGGGACGGCACAAGGACTGAGGCTTTCCCTGATGTAACCTTTCTCCATAAGGTCTccaatttgtttctcaagttccTTGGTCTCCACCGGATTGGTTCTGTAAGCTGGCCGGTTAGGTAGAGACGCACCCGGAACAAAGTCAATCTGATGTTCAATCCCTCGTACTGGCGGCAAACCCTTTGGGTTTCATCTGGAAAGACATCTGAATATTCCTGCAAGACATCTAGCAAATCACTCGGAACTTCCGGTGCAAGGTTAGAAGAAGTAGAAGCCATCAGAGATTCTTtgtacacaagtaaaagaaaggGCTTTTGAGAGTAAAGAGACTTCTTAACCTGactttgtttgataaagaagttGGAGTTCCGGATTGAAGACTCAGGTTTGCCGGTTTGGACTCTTGTTCACGGTTCTTTTTGAGTTGGAGCTGGTCTTGATGGACCTCCAAGGCGAGAGTG harbors:
- the LOC106417254 gene encoding uncharacterized protein LOC106417254, which encodes MSAEQNKRELMMLNSETQHPPVMVSSRWNPTPDHLKALEEIYQQGTRTPSADHMKQITAQLRRQAIGIDVWDNQKTYPVGLIAKLAESKLVWSGLNTNPLPEESFEPDPENYKALWELLKVPLGYGPKFDELIEALTECPFWSADQRKWYGLLFLQAIGLYGLHHNCRIPFESAKRVFDDDALMTYPWGRTAYEFLVDSIKLLHPQGGSYTLSGFKDVLLVWAYESVTVFGEIYGRKVNPDEIPLLRWGGSRTRASLATTIAREMNDHGTVCVRKMVMKEGLEELFPQWKDEADDPQLDNLIKDIHADRFVRDFYVQSNEKNKKTKAGVSSEAEPPSKKQKKGKKQKEVKINEGETAVLEEKESAKEKGRSEAVLLNIVAHLEKLDRKFDSRLTEYDTKFGSFFRGLLDTIGDTVKTTVEERLRVLGVSNSSQPEGQNVMVSEDNNSRSPIVVNLMVKT